In Bufo gargarizans isolate SCDJY-AF-19 chromosome 5, ASM1485885v1, whole genome shotgun sequence, the following are encoded in one genomic region:
- the LOC122937757 gene encoding uncharacterized protein LOC122937757, with the protein KKNSQYSEKDQSSSSIIKFLNSTVSKFSKKGSSQIANHLELYESTMDSLKLYSDADRIRFLPWAFDDRYRHYFTSFKERGVQDWPSVLHEVKLEFGPYRTTTAAKRDIYSLTCRPNQSPREFLSVLKNAYGLAYRSPNWESEEFKQLFYDAMPTQIKLNLARDLDIDAPLDRLVTAATTLYNISECHTTGERRFKNSPEQKVAEAKVNPNLGFESQPRRFPQSTGPSQQAQQQQVGPPKQTKPQNNNGSEGNNSGNGKSNYRPYYNYGPQGYRPYNNRVYQGYRRWDNRPRQQREDRQESLNSPRSRSPTNNQGAQQSQNVPKPNRFDQLVEQVAQLSNMVNKLSQLSPEKQPNPFLGATAGPSNVTA; encoded by the coding sequence aagaaaaattcccaatattcagaaaaggatcagagctcctccagcataattaagtttttaaatagtacagtatccaagttttccaagaaaggttcgtctcagatagccaatcacttagaactgtatgaatccactatggattctttaaagttatactctgatgctgaccggattaggttccttccatgggcatttgatgatagatatcgtcattactttacatcctttaaggagagaggagtacaagattggccaagtgttttgcatgaggttaaattggaattcggaccataccgaaccactactgctgcaaaacgggacatatatagccttacgtgtagacccaatcagagtccccgtgaattcctctctgtcctcaaaaatgcctatgggttggcatatagatccccaaattgggaatctgaagaattcaagcagttattctatgatgctatgccaacccagatcaaacttaacttagccagagatctggatattgatgctcccttggataggttggtgacggctgccaccacgctgtataatatcagtgagtgccataCAACAGGTGAGAGAAGGTTTAAAAATTCCCCAGAGCAAAAggtagctgaagctaaggtaaaccctaacttgggatttgaaagccagccacgaaggttccctcagtctacaggaccttctcaacaagcccagcaacaacaggtaggaccgcCCAAACAGACCAAACCCCAAAATAATAATGGATCAGAGGGGAATAATTCAGGTAATGGGAAGTCTAACTACCGTCCCTATTACAATTACGGTCCCCAGGGATATAGGCCCTATAACAATCGAGTTTATCAGGGTTATAGACGTTGGGATaataggcccagacaacagagggaagataggcaggaatccttgaattcacccaggagtaggtcacctaccaataaccagggtgcccaacaaagccaaaatgtgcccaaaccaaacaggtttgatcagctggtagagcaagtggcccagctgagcaatatggtaaataagttgtcccagttatccccagaaaaacagcctaatccttttttaggggcaactgccggTCCCAGCAATGTAACAGCATAA